The genomic segment gtatacatatgtatatatatatatatatacatatatatatatacatatatatatatatatatatatatatatatatatatatatatatatatatatatatgcatatatatatatatatttatatatatgtatatatacatatatgtatgtatatatatatatatatatatatatatatatatatatatatatatatatatatatatatacacacacacacatatatatatatatatatatatatatatatatatatatatatatatatacatatatatgtatgtataattatatatatatatatatatatatatatatatatatatatatatatatatatatatatatatatatatgtgtgtgtgtgtgtgtgtgtgtgtgtgtgtgtgtgtgtgtgtgtgtgtgtgtgtgtgtgtgtgttttcgtgataAATCTTCCTAAACAAAACTTTAGATTACATGGTTTGGATTCATAATCGTAGTATAcgggaaaaaaatagatttccATATTATATCAACATTCATCTGATTTATAGTGCTTTTCAACCCAACATTATCAGGCACCATTTGGATCTGCGTGACTGAACATATCTATTAATAGTGTAATATGTTGTGGACGCACGACCAGGCACTCGGGCGCCCCTGGCCAGTGGGTCCTGCCGAATGGCCGCGCTCATGGGCCTGGCGCTGCAGGTGCTGTTGCTCACCTACTACACGAGTGATTTGGTGTCCAGCCTGGCCGCCGGACCGCCGCCGCCCACACTCTCTACCCTTTACGACGTCTACAACAGCCCTCGCCTTGAATTGGGTTTCACGAAGGGCATCGCGCTCCAGTTGTATTTTAGCGTGAGTCTTTGTTTGCCGTATGCTTTTGTTTGTACTGTAGATTGTAgccattttttcccatttctaatTGGAATTGAGGGTGAGACTGCCCACGGTTTTAGGGTGATAAGGATCCTGCCTTGGGTAAAGTATTCCATATTCCGTTAAGGATGTAAGGTACATGCGTGTGTAAGTCTCATTTAGACATTCTATATCCACTTGAATTATCATCCATGAGATTTATTATGAATATCTAACACAAATCCCCAAACCTTAATTTGGTTCATATATCATTCATGCAAAAGGCGGAGAAAAAAGTATTTGCACAACCAAACGATATCATTATGGTAagaatttagtaatgaagcaTTTAGGTTACTTATACTTCAGTTATTCGTACAAAAATCATTACCATTTAGCCAAACCAAATGGTGGATCAGTAGTGTTGAGATTAATTTATGAATCAGATACCATGATCATGACCGTCTTAAAGGGTATCTGATACGAAAATGACATGACTGAATGGATCATTCGTAATCTGTAGTATCCACTAAGATTTTCTTTCGATATATAAATTGAAATGATTAACGGAAAAACGATAGGTTAACTTAGAATGTGGGATTCACATATTGAtgtgttttctttgtcatttttctttaaattagtaattcatagtcctatttttcgtttatttcattAACGCAGTTTTCCATTTCCCGTTTTATGAGCTGCGTACAgaaggtcttttttttctttcttcctttctttctgtcagcGGCCACTTGGTAAATGAACGGGTAATGTACCCGATGTTTATCAAGGCGACCAAATTACGACCACTGTCTAATCCGAGAGACATTTCACTACCCTAAAAAGGGTACGAGACTTCCGGAATTTCCGAAATCGCATTTTTTTTACTGGGATTTTCGGATTTCGAGACAGATTTGTCATGGACTTCTGGATTTCGAGGGTTTCAAAGGCGTTTAAAAACCGTCAAATCATCGTAAATATTTTAAAAACTAGCTGTTATCATTTGTTTCCTTTCAGGTTCCACACGAAATGCACTACTTGACCATAAAACATAACTCTACTTAAGGGTTCTGTCAACCCttcagacaattttttttttttggttataatCTGATGAAAAAGACACGAATATTAATCTAAAATGTCATTATTTTAAGACTACGTGTTACAAAAAGATTCACAAGGCTAGTCAATTTCGCCTAAAATTTGGCATAAATCATTTGTACTCTTTTCAAatcaattaattttattttcatgatattccACATCTGATCAAAACTGTGTTTATCAATCGAACTCAATGGCAACTAAGGAAAAGCTCCTGCGCAGCGGCCTCAACATGGCACTCTGCCCTTTAACTGCTCAGGTGTTTGTCGAAgtttatgacatttttttttaccgattAAAAAAAAGTACAATTACCAAGATTTTGTTAAAGTTTACTGCGAATGTCCCATTCGCAGTAATCTCTGCgtttccggatttttttttcttcagatctGATAAGGTGTAAGGGATTTCCGAATTGAAATCCCCCCCTGTTTAACCATCTGACTTTAGGGCATGTCTGTCAGGGCAGTGTTGTGAAATCGGGCATGGTTAGGGCATAATGTTTCTATTGCATCGTGAGTGGAGTCTAGCAAGTATGATGTTCTACACTTTGTTAGCTACTACCAGCATAAAAACTTTCACTCTAAACGAGTGGAAAAGGATGAAGTACAGTAACCGGCAGTACATAAAAGGGATTTTCTGCCGAAGATTTTTATATAATGAAATGCCCTTGTGAACAAATAGTATTCTATAAACTAAATTAACCACACTCGGTTTTCTTTAAATGGACATTAATAtgacatacagataaaaaaacaaggaagggaaCTTGTCGATAGGTGTATTCttctgagttatatatatatatatatatatatatatatatatatatatatatatatatatatatattagtaggaCAGCCAGGTGTAGGATGACTCGGCACGTGTGTGTCATGAGTTTTTGATATTTAAATAATAGCCAGAATGCCTCTTCCGttcgtatatatatcacattttttctcccattatcatatgtacataaaaacTACACACGCGTATAATTGGAATGAATCCAAGTAATCTGAATATTTTAATAGaatgttatatttattaatttcttttctaaACCAAATTTTAATAAATCATAGAATATTTCCTTATGTTTTCTAAGGTGACAATGCATGCGATGGTCATTATCTTGAATTTCCTTCATACCCTTTCATGCAATCATCCGCACAGGAATCGACGGACCCAATAGTCCGCAAAATGTGGCAGGCCATTGAAGACGACAACTACAATGCCCTCGCGAACTCCATGGAAGAGGGCATGCAGAGAGTTTTGAGGAAGCCCTACCTGTACATGGACTGGGGAATCCCCTTGCGATATGACTACGGCCACGACTGCCGCCTCTATATGCTGCCCACTTCCTACTTCCACGTGCAGACTTCCTTTACTCTCAGGAAGAATTCGCCGCTCGTCCCCATCTTGAATAAAGTGTGAGTACGCGTTTTCTTTTCCGTTCTTTGTATTCGtcccttgtttcttttttctttgttgtttgtacATAAATGTTGTTGTTTGTCTTCGTGCTCCTTATAGAGCTGGTGGAATGAATCCGCGGGCACCCAAAGATTATCGAGCTGGGATTTTATACTAGGTATACTAGCGCGTTCAAGTATAACAATAATCCTGTTGTTATATAAGAAATGTTGAAATAAAATGCATATGAATTGATATGGAGAAATAGACATTGTCTGTCTTATTTTCTAACTGAATGTTGATTCCCTTACTTTGCTATACTGCTGACAGCCAACTCGCCAACAGATAAATATTTCCATGAATTTATGATATAATAGGCAAATGAAATAGAAATCAGTCAATAAAAGATGTGATATAATTGTCTTGTTTTTCCCATCATCTTTGCACATCATTTGTCCTGTTTATAATACTTTTTAAGAAAAATTACGTTCCAATAACCTGGGTTGCCGCTAAATGACGAACGTGAAAGCAGCGCGTTTATAAACCGACTTTAAAAAAATACAGTTTCTTTACTGTACAAGGGAAAATATTAATATGTCAGGGACATTTGTTTTCGCTCTTCGGACGGACAAAATATTAGGCTCATTGCTAGTAAAAGGTTacgggatggggaaagagaacaGGCTAAAGACAACTGCATTATGCATTTCCacgtatttattattaatattaatattaatattattattatcatcatctattcatTAGTATGATTTTTCTAACATTCATCCTTCAGGGAGGATAAGCTTTAAGGAATATAGCTTAGTGGGGGCATTAACATTTAATTAAATAGTTAAAACACGTAATGTcggtttcctttttattttttaagtacCTACATATGTCTCGCATTTTAGACATTTCATATGAATACAAACGTTTGCTTAAAACTTCTGTAACGTTATTTATCTAATAACATGGTTTAAATTGTTATAACTGAATGCACTTAATGATTTTAGGGTGATTGCGAATTTATGCGGGCAGCCTTATCTAATTACGTTTATTTCTCTCGAAAAAATGTCCGtttctataaatgtgtgtatgtatgtatatatatatatatatatatatatatatatatatatatgtatgtatatatatatatatatatatatatatatatatatatatatatatatatatatatatatatatacacacacacatttatagaaaCGGACATTTTTTCGAGAGAAATAAACGTAATTAGATAAGGCTGCCCGCATAAATTCGCAATCACCCTAAAATCATTAAGTGCATTCAGTTATAACAATTTAAACCATGTTATTAGATAAATAACGTTACAGAAGTTTTAAGCAAACGTTTGTATTCATATGAAATGTCTAAAATGCGAGACATATGTAGgtacttaaaaaataaaaaggaaaccgACATTACGTGTTTTAACTATTTAATTAAATGTTAATGCCCCCACTAAGCTATATTCCTTAAAGCTTATCCTCCCTGAAGGATGAATGTTAGAAAAATCATACTAatgaatagatgatgataataataatattatatatatatatatatatatatatatatatatatatatatatatatatatatatatatacatatgtgtgtgtgtgcgtgtgtgtgtgtgtgtgtgtgtgtgtgtgtgtgtgtgtgtgtgtatgtaatacatatatatatatatatatatatatatatatatatatatatatatatatatatatatatatgtgtgtgtgtgtgtgtgtgtgtgtgtgtgtgtgtgtgtgtgtgtgtgtgtgtgtgtgtgtgtgtgtatgtgtgtgtgtgtgtgtgtgtgtgtgtgtgtgtatgtatatatatacacatatatgaatatatatatttatatatatgtatatttatacatttatatgtatgtatttatgtatttatttaattattcatctagtctatctatctgtctatctatctctccatctatctttatatatacatatatatgtatatataaatatgtatgtgtatatatatgtacatattttatatatatatgtatatatatatacatatatatatgtatatatatataaatatatatatatatatatatatatatatatatatatatatatatatatatatatatatatatatatatatatatatatatatatatatatatatatatatatatatatatatatatatatatatatatatatatatatacacacacacatatatatatatatatatatatatatatatatatatatatatatatatatatatatatatatatatatatatatatatatatataaatctatctatctatctatatgtatatatatagcttcttgtaattcttgcaggttaataaaaatcaggtaaaaatttATAGAGGAGATATGATTTaccggttacaatcttgtataagactgaaagagccccaataactctatgatgtccaatgtccaaatcaaagtcagacaggagaaatttagtGGAATtgaaagaacgatcaagcagtcttaagtgtgaacCTGCAGCAGAAAACCACACAGGAGAGCTAtattcaaaatgaggcagaataaaagaaaagaagcacttACGTGTAATGTCATCTTCATATATTTTCTTGTGCGCGAATAATGCCTAACTTTGATTAAAAAaaccgggccatattcctaatatataattcaaatgtaagctttgaatcaaaggttacacctaagagctacaagttatccactgaagtgattaagactccattcatcagcagacttggatgctgaagcaactgcgttcgagaccgactcacaatcatttctttagacttagtaggttTTAATTTCATGCCTCACTGAGAGCACCACGATtaaatcatcatcaggtctaaaGTGAGACTGTCAGCGACTATTTGCCTACTTGCCGGAGGAGgaattagtaatgccagaccacatatcgcttgtatataaaataaaaagcaaagggccaagaacactaccccgAGGAACctcagaagacacacgggaatacgcaGCTGCCTGCCAGTTAAAGATTcaattaaaatacttaaaactttaccaccaacactaaaagactgtaacttaaaaaataAATCCTTATGATTAATAGTGTCGAAAGCTACATTCAAATCCAGAGAGATAAGTcttgacccttatctaaagcataTCACgatgcatcaggaatcactctgggagatcctgagaataagaggaattccaacaaggattattggactaatagcaagtctatatactggtactgaaagtgctgtaaagtgtggtgggggcctgtcgagcttctttcctgttagttcaggagtgaggcaaggctgtgttcttgcaccaacacttttcaacacttgcatggactggatactaggcagagctactgttcaaagccattgtggagcaactctgggcaatatcaaggttaccgaccttgacatTCTGATAATGTTGCTAtactgagtccttggaatccttagtggtggctcttgatgcatttagtaatgaagctgggtttagaggtctcctggaccaagaccaagatccaggactttgggtaTTTGCTAAGAGAACCTGTTTGGTCGATATGTGCTTGCGGGGAGGACATTgaaatcacagagagctttacataccttggtagtgtagttcataactctgggctgtcagaccagaaagtcagcagacggattggcctggcagcaggggtcatgaactctctcggcaagagtatttggagatgccggtacctgtgcagaaggaccaagctacgtgtcttcaaggccctgataatgccagatttgctatacggtagtgaaacctggacattatcctgtgacTTGGAGTCACGTcctgatgccttctgtaataggtccttgcaccggatcatggggtaccgttggtgggaccacgtgtccaaccaacggttgcaccgtgagactggcacaggacttgTTACATGCacaatcgccaactcaggctatacggccacctggctcgcttcccccaggattatcgtgcccaccaggttgtctctgtatgagacagccctgggtggaggaggcctgtaggacgacctaagataggaagtcgtggcttgggcagatcgatcaaacctgtcgtaaggagctcgagatgggccgagtccctgcctggcgacttgccatgagggaccccaaaaggtggaagcaatgggtggatgcggctatgcgcacctgtcggcgttagcccccagatgatgatgatgtgtatatatatgaataaatatatatatatatatatatatatatatatatatatatatatatatatatacgtatatatacatacatacatatatatatatatatatatatatatatatatatatatatttacatctctctctctctctctctatatatatatatatatatatatatgtatatacatatacatatatatatgtatacatacatacatatatatatatatatatgtatgtatatatatatgtatatatatatgtatatatatgtatatatatacatatatacatatatatatgtatatatatacatatacatatatatatgtatatatgtatatatatatatgtgtatatatatgtatatatatatgtatatatatatatatatatatatatatatatatatatatatatatatatatatatatatatatatatatatatatatatatatatatatatatatatatatatatatatatatatacatatacatatatatacatatacatatacatatatatacatatatatacatatacatatacatatacatatacatatacatatacatatacatatacatatacatatatatatatatatatatatatatatatatatatatatatatatgtatatgtatatatatatatatatgtatatatatatatatatatatatatatatatatatatatatatatatatatacacacgtatatatatatatacatgtatatatatatttgcatatgtatatatatatatatgtatatatatatatatatgtcatacatatatgtcatacatacatacacatacacataaatgcatacatacatatgcgtgtgtgtgtgcatatatgtgtgtgtgtgtgtgtgtgtgtgtgtgtgtgtgtgtgtgtgtgtgtgtgtgtgttcgtgtgtgtgtgtgtgtgtgtgtgtgtgtgtgtgtgtgtgtgtgtgtgtgtgtgtgtgtgtgtgtgtgtgtgtgtgagtgtgtatgtgtgtgtgtatgtgtgtgtttgtgtgtgtgtgtgtacacacacacacacacgcatatatatatatatatatatatatatatatatatatatatatatattcacatatacatatacatttacatacacgcacacgcacacgcacacgcacacgcacacacacacacacacacacacacacacacacacacacacacacacacacgcacacacacgcacacccacacacacacacgcacacaacacacacacacacacacacacacacacacacacacacacacacagatatatatatatatatatatatatatatatatatatatatatatatatatatatatctgtataatgtacgcacacacacacacacacacacacacacacacacacacacacacacacacacacacacacacacacacacacacacacacacacacgcacgcacacacacacacacacacacacacacacacacacacacacacacacacacacacacacacacacacacacacacacacacacacacacacacacacacacacacacatatatatatatatatatatatatatatatatatatatatacatatatatatatatatatgtataatgtacgcacacacacacacacacacacacacacacacacacacacacacacacacacacacacacgcacacacacacacacacacacacacacacacacacacacacacacacacacacacacacacacacacacacacacacacacacacacaccttagatATAGTGTGAATTGTCTTACTGTTTGTACAACTTTATGATAACTTTGTTTCGAAAAAATCGTACCTATAATTTTTGGTGAATGTGTCGTGGAATACAAATATATCATTGTCTATTTTATGTACTAGATTTGTCCAGAAATGTAAAAAGAAccgttgttaatgatgatgatcataataatgattatactgataatactacagatgataattattatagtgatattgatgaaatggtgataagaataattataataacaatagaaatatatattgatatttatgatgaagaaaattataatattaaagttaataattataaggacaattatgttatcatattgattattacgatgatgataatgataattattattattcctattatcattgttatcattatcattattattgatatcaatattaatatcatcatcatcgttctaatgataataatagttctgataacaataacacaaaattgTGATggtaaggaaaatagaaataatgataatggcaatggataataataataatggtaataatataactgaaagaacaatgcgaatattaataatgatactaatagtaagaataatagtaataatataaataacagttGTAACTGGAATAACGATAATTGCATTAGAGACTTTTTCCACAATTTAAGGCATGGGATGAAATAGGTGtgtaaaaatagattaataaaattagtgaaatgaatgataaaacaaaacaggACCGTACATGTTCCCGGCGTCGTTAGGTTAAGCCTTTATTCCTTGCCTATAACTGTACTTGATGTATTATGACAAACATGTGATGTATATTGTGGATGTGTCAAGTTTACTTAGTTACTGTGAGATAAGTGGCGCTTATGACACACCTATTGATCTACACTGTAAGTGGTTGTTGTAAGAGTACAATATCCTTGCTTgtcaatgatatatatgtatatatagagaccgAATGGCAATTATATATCTCTCTCGTATACAACGTTGACAGATACATAGTAACCCTCTGAAAATTAGGTTTCATTACAATACGAGGTGGAATCAATACACTAGGGCtatttatctttacatatatatgagcatcAAGTGCAACTAATTATGTCGCTTTCAGGATGCGAGACATCTTGACAGATATATAGGGACTATCCAGGAATTAGGATCCCTTACAGTAGGACGTGGAACCAATGGTACTCAAACTGTTTTATCCTTATACATGAGACCGATCGTTTTCAGGGTGCTAGGTTTCATTACAATAAGCCCTAGAATCGATTACACACAGACTGTTTATCAATATATGCTTATGTTTATTTTAAAATACACGACTAATTGATTAGTTGCTTTAGGGTGCTAGACGTTTTCACTGATAAATTGAAAAATTGAACATTGTTTCAGCTGGACTGTCTGTGATACTCAAAATGTTGATCTTTATACATAGGGACAATAAATAATTCTGTCACTTATAGGGGAGTAGACTTCTTAACAGATAAAAGACAACCCTCGAAAACAGGTTCCGTTTCAGGAACGTCCGAAATCGATTACATACtgtttatgataatatttatctttACACACATGGACATCACCTGTAACTTTGGTTTCCAGAGTGCCAGACATCTTGATGGGTATATGGCAACCACAAAATATCCCTTATAATAAGACATAGAATCAATAACATCTAGATTGTTTATCTTCACACACACGAAGAATCAATTACACCTAGAATGTtatctttacatacataaaaCGCATGTTGCTTCCAGGGTGCTCGACATCTTATCTTCGGGGCTGGTGGAGAAATGGTGGCATGACTGGAACACGGAAGCCGGTAGCTGCGGGCCCCTTCAGAACGAGCCCGTGGGAGTAAAAACCGTGTTTGGGCCCTTCTTCATATTCTCCATGGCTCTCGTGGCGTCCCTGTGTGCTCTGGCCTGCGAAATTCGGATTTTTAGGAAATATCCCAAACTGAATTTAACAACTAAACATATGCGGAAGTAGGAAATGTTCTTCGTGATTACATGTTTTAAGTTATGGCTCTGAAAAAAGATGCGTTGCACGAGATGGCCTACTCAACGTCTAttgttccatctctcttcctcgccccccttctctctctctctctctctctctctctctctctctctctctctctctctctctctctctctctctctctctctctctctctccacacacacacacacacacacacacacacacacacacacacacacacacacacacacacacacacacatacgcgcgcacacacacacacacacacacacgcgcgcacacacacacacacacacacacacacacacacacacacacacacacacacacacatacgcgcgcacacacacacacacacacacacacacacacacacacacacacacacacacacacacgcacacacgcgcgcacacacacacacacacacacacacacacacacacacacacacacacacacacacacacacacacacacacacacacacacacacacacacacacacacacacacacacacacacacacacacacacacacacacacacacacacacacacacacacacacacacacacaaacacacacacacacacacaccgagtttTATCCGCATGAGTATCTGTGCGTGTTCgtctgcagacacacacacacacacacacacacgcgcacacacatacacacacacacgcacgcacgcacgcacgcacgcacacacacacacatacacacacacacacgcacacacacacacacacacacacgcacgcaaacacgcacgcacacacgcacacacacacacacacacacacacacacacacacacacacacacacgcacgcacgcacgcacgcacgcacacacacacacatacacacacacacacacacacacacacacacacacacactaacacacacacacaaacacacacacacacacacacacacacacacacacacacacacacacacacacacacacatatatatatatatatatatatatatatatatatatatatatatatatatatatatatatatatgctgccgATGTAGTTGTTGTTTGTTAAAGAGACGTGGCTAAACCGTCTTTCTCGGTTGACGGCGGTGTACGTCCCTTAAAGCCAAGGATGGTGCCTCTTGGCCAAACAGTATTTCTACCATCGTAAAAGAAATTTCTGATTTCAGAGTATCCAAACTATATGTACAGCCGTC from the Penaeus vannamei isolate JL-2024 chromosome 33, ASM4276789v1, whole genome shotgun sequence genome contains:
- the LOC113809675 gene encoding probable glutamate receptor; its protein translation is MAALMGLALQVLLLTYYTSDLVSSLAAGPPPPTLSTLYDVYNSPRLELGFTKGIALQLYFSESTDPIVRKMWQAIEDDNYNALANSMEEGMQRVLRKPYLYMDWGIPLRYDYGHDCRLYMLPTSYFHVQTSFTLRKNSPLVPILNKVVLDILSSGLVEKWWHDWNTEAGSCGPLQNEPVGVKTVFGPFFIFSMALVASLCALACEIRIFRKYPKLNLTTKHMRK